The window ATAGTATTTGTTATCATATATGATAACAAATACTATTTAGACCGTTAATATATAAGTTAACAAAAACACTACCTGCTCTGTCATAATTGGAATCATGGGAAAAGCAGGTCAAGCACTGAGACAAATATTAGATTCTTACAACATCAGCCAAAGCCAACTGGCTACAGGGTTGGGTGTTGAACGTCCGATTGTCTTCCGTTGGTTTCACGAAAAAACCGACCCCACAGCTGAAACCGTTGCAGAGATAGTCAAAGCCTTACACAACATCAATTCATCTGCTGCCAGAGACTTTGTGCAAGCATACTTGGGCAGTCTCACCCATACCCCACAAACAGCTTCAACTCAAGAACTACCCCAGTCAGAACGGGTTAATATCGGGGTTTTAGCTCAATTTTTTAATAATACTACTAACTCTTACAAATACCTATTTTTTTTATCACTTTTAGATATTCTGAAACGAAGACATTTTGAGACTTTATCGCCGATTAGTTTTGAAGAAATTATTATCGAGATGCTGGCAAATGCTTGGTATCCCCATACTTACTTTAAACTGTCTTTTGGAACGCAAGACCAGATTGCTAATAAATTAGATTCTCTGGAATTAGAAATCACCGAACCAATCTTAAATTTTCGAGATACAGATAAAAAGCTATTAAGGAAAATAATTCAATCTCAAAATCTTGAGGACATTATTACTTTTATCGCTAAATACGTTCCATTTCGCCTGATTCGTCCATTTTTCGCTGGAGAAACTAGAGGTTTACTCGATGCTAAAGTTAATCAAACGATTATTAATCTTGCCAACAATCAATTTGAAAAAACAAAGCCTATCTACTGCTTTAATTCCCAATCTTTAAAAGACTGTAGCGCAATTTTATTACATCAAGACTGGGTAGAATATATTGCGGAAAACTATTCAATTGTCAGAGGCTGGGTATCCTGGGAATGGCTGGGTTATATGCAAAAATGCAACCCCAGTGTACCTGCCGTTGCTAATAAACTATTTCCCCCACAACAACGAGAATCCCTAGCTAATCAAACTAAATTCTGGAAGCTTGTTTTAGAGCATACAGAGGTTCGCTGTATTTACTCTAACCTCGTTTTAACTACAGATAATATATCTCTCGACCATTATTTACCTTGGTCTTTTGTTGCCCATGACCTACTTTGGAATTTAGTTCCTACAACTTCATCTGTTAATT is drawn from Calothrix sp. PCC 6303 and contains these coding sequences:
- a CDS encoding HNH endonuclease domain-containing protein, which gives rise to MGKAGQALRQILDSYNISQSQLATGLGVERPIVFRWFHEKTDPTAETVAEIVKALHNINSSAARDFVQAYLGSLTHTPQTASTQELPQSERVNIGVLAQFFNNTTNSYKYLFFLSLLDILKRRHFETLSPISFEEIIIEMLANAWYPHTYFKLSFGTQDQIANKLDSLELEITEPILNFRDTDKKLLRKIIQSQNLEDIITFIAKYVPFRLIRPFFAGETRGLLDAKVNQTIINLANNQFEKTKPIYCFNSQSLKDCSAILLHQDWVEYIAENYSIVRGWVSWEWLGYMQKCNPSVPAVANKLFPPQQRESLANQTKFWKLVLEHTEVRCIYSNLVLTTDNISLDHYLPWSFVAHDLLWNLVPTTSSVNSSKSNNIPSVDKYFHKFIEFQHVGLVINKNNMKEKDWNKYIEPYLADLKITDKNNLLDLDILRIAYQSTVLPLVSLAINQGFTGDWLY